Proteins co-encoded in one Papaver somniferum cultivar HN1 chromosome 5, ASM357369v1, whole genome shotgun sequence genomic window:
- the LOC113282161 gene encoding uncharacterized protein LOC113282161: MVIYMEEKFILLVELYKWLENLEKDKPTTLAKKTVTRALNKLQSEGHCKCIHVSVPVVTNCGRKRSTVVVLHKSVQLTPELKGQAYERLRSLDKLSRGQGLTHRKNEEPVPVLIGINRITSKVTSDSQADKAKALHSNGFVHAKIVRAKLLRNFLWSYVSGSSDWDDALSSGGHGYDLKNPQSTCKLFALDLAIKAMPLEIFLQVGGSTLKFEDMESCKSPTDTQATGRLSCIIDVLQRLKET, from the exons ATGGTGATTTACATG GAGGAAAAGTTTATTCTACTGGTCGAGCTTTATAAGTGGCTGGAGAACCTTGAGAAGGACAAACCCACAACACTGGCTAAGAAAACCGTGACACGTGCTTTAAATAAACTTCAGAGTGAAGGGCACTGCAAATGCATTCATGTTAGTGTTCCTGTTGTTACTAACTGTGGTCGTAAACGCTCAACAGTGGTGGTATTGCACAAGTCCGTTCAATTAACTCCTGAACTAAAGGGTCAAGCTTACGAAAGATTAAGATCTTTAGACAAGCTAAGTCGTGGGCAAGGTTTAACTCATAGGAAGAATGAAGAACCAGTTCCTGTACTGATTGGTATCAATAGGATTACCAGCAAAGTTACGTCAGACTCCCAAGCTGATAAAGCAAAAGCGTTGCattctaatgggtttgttcatgcAAAAATTGTTCGCGCTAAGTTGCTGCGTAACTTTCTCTGGAGTTATGTGAGTGGTTCATCTGATTGGGATGATGCTTTGTCCTCTGGGGGTCATGGTTATGACCTGAAGAATCCTCAGAGCACTTGCAAATTGTTTGCACTGGACTTGGCTATAAAAGCAATGCCACTCGAGATTTTTCTTCAAGTTGGTGGATCCACACTAAAGTTTGAGGATATGGAGAGTTGCAAGTCTCCGACGGACACTCAAGCTACTGGACGACTCTCGTGTATTATTGATGTATTACAACGACTCAAG GAAACTTAA